TCACCCCTCCAAATACTAAGAATTTATTGTATAACTAAGAAACGTTGTAACGCAACTGCAAGGACGCGCCAGTATAAAAACCGACCGTCTTTAAGATTAAATAAGTCAGTATTCTACAAGTTATCTAGATCATCGGAGCTAAGTTTCTTCTGTACTTTTCTATGGTAAATAAAGAACCTTCTCCTGTATTTCCTTTTGTGtacctttctttattttgaacCGAGTTGATTTTTATCGACCCACGGTTCGCCAAAGCCTCAATTAATTGAAACGCTATCGAGTACCGAAATTCACAGTGAAGCATTGCCACCCAGCTTCACAttttggtccttcgaaccggagcCGGTAgcgaattcaattttttgagCAACCAAGAACCGGGCAATTATTGCCAACGGTTCGTACCTGTGAACCGACCGTTATACACGGCCACGGTGCACATCGGTGAATCCGATCAACACAAATTTGTGTACGGGTTACCGGGTTAAATAGAACCgggtatttcattttacctaCGGGTCTTAACCATTTATCCATCACCTCAGGACCGCCAAAAGGTTACTAAACGCCACCGAAAGGAGAAGGAAAATAGAATCAGAGCCAAGAATAAAGCCCTCCAGGAAGAGCTGAACCAACTACGGTCACAACTACAGCATCCAACGAGGCAACCCATCCAGATTACTATCTCCAACGAGCGGCTACCATCGAGGAACATCATCCCACCAAAACCGATACCACTCAGAAAGGTGTCCAACCAGCCAAGGGATCCTCGACCGACTCCAGCGGGAAAATCACCATATCCACTAGAACTGAAAATCATCCGATACCAACCACTGACGCCATTAAAAACCAATGAAGAACTAGACTTCCCGCCAACTCCTGATATCAGACTGGGGGAAGATTCACCTTCACCAATACAAATTCCACCAACATTAACAACCGAGCCTGAAGAACCACTGCCATCAGCACGATTACTTTTCGCTTcaaccaaaaaacaacaacttaTTAAACGTTTATTCTACTAAAAACcatcctgtaaaaaaaaataaataaaattatgtctcAAAATAAAACTGACTCAGCATCCAAATCAACCGAGGATATTATTGAGCCTTCAGGGGTAGTAATAAAACTTGTGAAACGTCGGTCAACATTAATGACAGCCTggaaaaaaatagcttttgAACTTGAAAAAACAATCCAAGCCCGTGACCAAGACCAAACCGAAGTCAACTGGGCATtactaaaaaataaatgggaacAAGTCATTGAAGTTAACAGACAACTTAAATCTGAAGACGGATCAGATGATTACCTCAACGAAGAAAACTACGATGAAGTAAATGATGAAATGATAGAGCTAGAAATTCGATCAAATCGAATCATGAGACCAACTCCTCTACCTGCCGTGCTACCCCAAGAATCAATACCCTTACAGACCCGAAAACTAACAGCGCTTGAACTCAAAAAATTCAACGGCGATATTCAACAATGGAGACCCTGGTGGGAAGCATTTCGAGTTTCTATCCACGAAAATTCTTCACTAAAAGATGTAGAACGTTTTGCCTACTTAGAAAAATATCTTGAGGGAACTGCTGCAAGAATCATCGCAGGTCTTCCAATTACTGGAACCAACTATTCAAGAGCTATTCAACTGCTTGAACGACGCTATGGACAAAACCACCTCATTGCACAATCACATATTAAAAGTCTGTTTAATCTGCCTAACGTCGAAAAACTCGAGCATACCCGAAATTTAACAACACTTGTCGATTCAGCATTGGTACATATTCGTGCTTTGGAAGATCTAAACATTTCGTTAGACCAGTATTCTATAATGATCAAGACAATTCTCTTAGAACGAATACCTAACGAATTACAAATCATGTGGAATAGACAACCAAATCACCGGGATGCGGACGTAGCAACGTTCATTGATTTTATTCAACAAGAGTTAATCGCCCGAGAAAACATCTACCAACCAACAAGAAATAAGCCCACAGTCAACCAtcagaacaacaacaatccaACCAACAAACAACAGCATCTAGGAACAACAACTCAGCTTACTATAAATGATGGATCATCAAGAAGGGGAATAAAATCTAAAATCCCATTTTTGTGCAAAATTTCTCATGACAAGGAGCCTTGCAACAAAACATtacaagaaaaacgagaaattgtTACCAAGGAAAGAAGATGTTATCACTGTCTAGCAAAAACACACGCAAAATGCGACCGTCGATGCCCTCactgcaacaacaaccacCACATCACGCTATGTCCAAGTAAAAATACCATCGCACCAACAACACTAACCAGTCTCATACATCTTCCTACTCACGAAGGTAAACGGTCAATTTTAATGATTGCCACTGTTTGGGTAGAAGGCCCGAGAGGCACAAAAAAGGTTGCATTACTTTACGATAGTGGAGCTCAACGCTCATTCGTGAGTAACAGACTCGCAACTGAATTAAATCTGGCAACAAATGGAGTAGAAACTCATCAATTCCAGTCTTTTGGAAACCAAGTGGAACCTACTAAAAGTGTATATCGATTCAATCTCAATGTACGGTCATCACAGCCTGGCGCTGAAGCAATTCAACTATCATTATTAGGAACAGATACAATCTGCATGACACCACCATACCACGCATCCGAATTCGCCAGAACAATCAAACAATCTGGAAAATGGCTAGCCGATGAGCGAATTCTCCCAAATAGGAAAATCCCAAATGAGATCGACGTGTTAATCGGAACCGATTACTATCGCTCTATCGTACTAAACGAAGTAATTACCAGCAACATAGGACTGACCGCCGTTAACACTGTATTCGGCTGGGCCTTACATGGAACCCTTCCTGCAAGTAACCCAACAGAGGTCCTATCAGTTACAACTCTATTAGTCAACCAGCACGATGCCTCCACAGCATCAGCAGACATCCAGAATCCAGCCGTATCAGATCAACTTTTCAACAATGAAAATCAACCCGACGAATCCTTCGATCTCCGAGCATTCTGGACTCTTGAAGCGTGTGGTATTCAACCAACCGATGAAACCAAAAATCCATTCGTAGACAAATACGAATTAGGCATCAACAGAGCTAGTGATGGAAGATACATCGCACCTTTACCTTGGAACGATAAAGTGAATGAACTCCAAGATAACAGATTCATCGCTCAAAAAAGCCTCGACGGTTTACTAAAACGCTTAAGAACTAAGCCAAACTTACTTAAAGCATATGATAATCAGATTAAGGAATACATCCAACTAGGATTTGTTAAAGAAGCTAATCTAAATTTCAACGGGATTTTCACGTACTTGCCACACCATCCGGTAGTACGCAATGATAAAACCACTACTAAGGTTCGACCAGTGTTCAATGGCGCATCAAAACCAAAAACCGGAATCAGCGTGAACGATTGCCTCGAACCTGGACCAAATTTGAATCCCGAATTATTAGCCGTTTTACTTCGATTTCGCACATTTAAGCACGCCTGGATAAGCGATATCGAAAAGGCATTCCTTCAAATTCAACTAACACAAACTGATTCTGAAGCTTTACGTTTCCTCTGGGTGAAAGATCCAGAGGACTTAAATTCAGCAGTAGTCGAGTTAACCTGGGCTCGACTCCCATTTGGACTAACATCAAGCCCATTCGTATTAAGAATGGTAATACTCACCCACATCAAGAAATACGAAGATATTTATCCTGAAGCAGTTCAGCTCATACGAGATCAACTTTATGTCGACGATCAACTAGGCGGAGCAAGTACAATACCGGCAGCACAAGTCCTCATTAACCAAACCATCAAGATTTTCGCTGACGCCAAACTCGATATGAAGAAATGGATTGCGACCCAGGAAGAACTCTTACAGCCCATCCAGTCTAAAGAACAATCAAACCCTACAGACGGTCTAATTGGATCAATTCTTACCAGTTCCCAATCAGCAAGAGTACTTGGACTCGGATGGGACTCAACGAAAGACGAATTCTATTATGATGCATCCAAACTTCAAACTCAAATAATAGGATTAACCGGAACTGTCACCAAACGCAAATTCATCAGTATTTCATCACAACTATTCGATCCTATGGGAGCTCTTGGTCCGTTCAACCTcattgcaaaaatattatacaaACGGATCTGGGAAGCTAACATCGAATGGGATCAACCAATTCCAAATGAAGTATACTATCAGTGGAAGAAGGCATTGGACAGTCTCAGCGAACTTAAGCATTTTAGGATCTCAAGAAAAATCTTATTCTCATCACCGGGAGTAATTAATATCCATGTTTTTTGCGATGCTTCAGTAGAAGCTTACGGAGCCGTCGTCTACATTAGAGGAAAATCAACAACCAACGAAGTATCAATATCACAACTTTGCTGTAAAACTAGAGTAGCACCTAGTGGAAAGGAAATGAGCCTAGCACGAAAAGAACTTATGGCCGCTTTACTAGGAGCTCAACTATCAGACTACATCAAGAAAACCTTCCACTCTATCACTACCATCTTTCAATTTTGGTCCGATTCTCGCATCACATTAGCATGGATAAAGGGCGACCCACAACGCTGGAAGCCATTTGTCCGAAATCGAATCATAACCATCAATCAACTCACCAAGAATTCAAATTGGGCACATTGTCCCGGACAAGATAACCCTGCAGATCTAGCATCCAGAGGAGCAACAATAGATGTCCTAAACAAGGATTTCTGGCTACGTGGACCATCATGGttacagaaagaagaaaatcattggCCACATCATCCAACCACCCAATTCGATGTCAGCATCTTTAAGGAAGAATTGAGTctagaaggaaagaaaaccaTCGTTGCAACAAGAAATTTGGGACAACCAGAACCTTTCCCATTTTCTCGATTCAGCTCACTCGCCAAACTCATAAGAGTCCGAGCCTGGATGAACCGGTTTGGAAAACTACGAGCCGACATTCCCAATTCATCAATCACTCCAGTACAAATTACAAAAAGTAAAACCATAATGGTACCATCCCTAGTAGCAGCCGAAACAGCATTGAGCCAGCTTCAGATCATCCAATTAATCCAGAGACTTAAGTTTAAAACAGAATACGAACTCCTCTCAAAAGGGAAACCACTGCCACGATCCCACAACTGGACACCACTGCGACCAATCTGGGATCATCAGGAGAAAGTAATTCGTGTTACAGGAAGAATTGAACACCACTTTCTTGATTCCAACGCAAGAGCTCCAATCATATTACCAAAGGATCATCATATCACAGACCTAATCATAAAAGAAGCTCACGTCAAGGTTGGACATCAGGGTATTTCCGCCACACTCgaaataacgaatgttcgaagaaccaaggtttatcatgttttacttaacgccagctggtggtgagtttttacattggttgttcgccaaacgcgatggttaccagtccaatatccttaactatttaaatcaaatgtacttgtaattgtagtgaactgtgtgtaaaattctaatgatttcattaaacacagtcattttcgcattgaaatcgtaaaaattaataaaattcgtcaaaaacaggttgccgattcaaagttaaaaagcatagccaaataacgaatgttcgaagaaccaaggtttatcatgttttactaaacgccagctggtggtgagtttttacattggttgttcgccaaacgcgatggttaccagtccaatatccttaactatttaaatcaaatgtacttgtaattgtagtgaactatgtgtgtaaaattctaatgatttcattaaacacagtcattttcgcattgaaatcgtaaaaattaataaaattcgtcaaaaacaggttgccgattcaaagttagtaagcatagccaaataacgaatgttcgaagaaccaaggtttatcatgttttacttaacgccagctggtggtgagtttttacattggttgttcgccaaacgcgatggt
This DNA window, taken from Daphnia carinata strain CSIRO-1 unplaced genomic scaffold, CSIRO_AGI_Dcar_HiC_V3 NW_026453013.1, whole genome shotgun sequence, encodes the following:
- the LOC130692777 gene encoding uncharacterized protein LOC130692777; its protein translation is MTAWKKIAFELEKTIQARDQDQTEVNWALLKNKWEQVIEVNRQLKSEDGSDDYLNEENYDEVNDEMIELEIRSNRIMRPTPLPAVLPQESIPLQTRKLTALELKKFNGDIQQWRPWWEAFRVSIHENSSLKDVERFAYLEKYLEGTAARIIAGLPITGTNYSRAIQLLERRYGQNHLIAQSHIKSLFNLPNVEKLEHTRNLTTLVDSALVHIRALEDLNISLDQYSIMIKTILLERIPNELQIMWNRQPNHRDADVATFIDFIQQELIARENIYQPTRNKPTVNHQNNNNPTNKQQHLGTTTQLTINDGSSRRGIKSKIPFLCKISHDKEPCNKTLQEKREIVTKERRCYHCLAKTHAKCDRRCPHCNNNHHITLCPSKNTIAPTTLTSLIHLPTHEGKRSILMIATVWVEGPRGTKKVALLYDSGAQRSFVSNRLATELNLATNGVETHQFQSFGNQVEPTKSVYRFNLNVRSSQPGAEAIQLSLLGTDTICMTPPYHASEFARTIKQSGKWLADERILPNRKIPNEIDVLIGTDYYRSIVLNEVITSNIGLTAVNTVFGWALHGTLPASNPTEVLSVTTLLVNQHDASTASADIQNPAVSDQLFNNENQPDESFDLRAFWTLEACGIQPTDETKNPFVDKYELGINRASDGRYIAPLPWNDKVNELQDNRFIAQKSLDGLLKRLRTKPNLLKAYDNQIKEYIQLGFVKEANLNFNGIFTYLPHHPVVRNDKTTTKVRPVFNGASKPKTGISVNDCLEPGPNLNPELLAVLLRFRTFKHAWISDIEKAFLQIQLTQTDSEALRFLWVKDPEDLNSAVVELTWARLPFGLTSSPFVLRMVILTHIKKYEDIYPEAVQLIRDQLYVDDQLGGASTIPAAQVLINQTIKIFADAKLDMKKWIATQEELLQPIQSKEQSNPTDGLIGSILTSSQSARVLGLGWDSTKDEFYYDASKLQTQIIGLTGTVTKRKFISISSQLFDPMGALGPFNLIAKILYKRIWEANIEWDQPIPNEVYYQWKKALDSLSELKHFRISRKILFSSPGVINIHVFCDASVEAYGAVVYIRGKSTTNEVSISQLCCKTRVAPSGKEMSLARKELMAALLGAQLSDYIKKTFHSITTIFQFWSDSRITLAWIKGDPQRWKPFVRNRIITINQLTKNSNWAHCPGQDNPADLASRGATIDVLNKDFWLRGPSWLQKEENHWPHHPTTQFDVSIFKEELSLEGKKTIVATRNLGQPEPFPFSRFSSLAKLIRVRAWMNRFGKLRADIPNSSITPVQITKSKTIMVPSLVAAETALSQLQIIQLIQRLKFKTEYELLSKGKPLPRSHNWTPLRPIWDHQEKVIRVTGRIEHHFLDSNARAPIILPKDHHITDLIIKEAHVKVGHQ